A window of Candidatus Coatesbacteria bacterium genomic DNA:
GCCCATGCCGTAGCTCTGGAAGACGAGGTGGGGCAGGTCGTTGGAGTCGAGGGCGATGTGGCCGTCGAGGCCGATGTAGCCGCCGTCGACGACGGTTTCGATCGTCCAGTCGACGCCGTCCCAGTGGGCGTACTTGACCGCTCCCAGACCGATGTCGTAGTAGATGAGGTGGGGGTAGTCGTTGGAGTCCAGGGCCAGGTCGGAGTGGCTGCCGGCGGAGTTGTCGGCCTCGAGGGTCTCGATGACCCACTCGGCGCCGTTCCAATGGGCGTAGCGCATATCCACCGGGTCCTCGGCGAAGTAGGAGATGTGCGGGCGACCCTGGGAGTCGAGGGCCAGCGAGGTGTACTTGCCGGGAAAGCCCTCGTCGTCGACGATCTCGATGACCCACTGGGCGCCGTCCCAGTACGCATAGCGCAATTCGCAATCCGGGTTGGTCTTCTGATAGGCGATGTGTGGATATCCCAGGTCGTCGAGGGTCAGGGAGGTCCACAAGCCGACGACATCCTCGGTGTCGACGGCGATGATCTGTCTCTCCTGGGCGCCGGCCGTCGCCAGGCAGACAAGAAGGATGAGAATGGACAGTTTCTTCATTTTGACCTCCAGGAAAAGCGCGAAAACTGTAAAATTCGAAAGAGGCTTATCCACAGATTATTACACTAGTATAAGAAAACCCGGGTGACAAGGTTTTTCCGTTGTCCCCGCGAGAGCCGGGGGCGCTGCTGGATAACGTGCCCGCTCGTGCACTCCTCGACTGCCGCGGCCCAAGCGGTTCCCCGACCGGAAAACGGCCCGAAAACACGCCTGCTCCAATTGAGCTGACCGCAGCCGCCGCTCCGGAAGCGTGCCCTTATCCCTGATTGAATCTGGGCGGCTCCGACCGGGGCGCGCATAGTCCGCCGGCGCGCGGCGTGCTATAATCATCCCATGGTCGCCGAAGAGAACAGCCGCGCTCTGGTGATCAACACCGCCTTCCTGGGCGACGTCGCCTTGACGACGCCGCTGCCGCGCCTGCTGGCCGAAAACGGCTGGACGGTGGACGCCCTGGTGATCCCGCAGACCGCCGAGTTGCTGGAGGATTCACCGGATATCGACCAGGTGCTGACCTACGACAAGCGCCGCGACCGCAGCCTGGCCGGACTCAAGCGCCGCGCCCGGACCCTGCGCGGCCGTTACGACGCCGTGCTGGTGCCCCACCGCAGCGCCCGCAGCGCCCTGTTGGCCTTCCACAGCCGCACACCGCTGCGCGTCGGCTACCGTCCGCCGCGGCCGCCCTGGCCGCCGGGTTTCGCCGACCGCCGCCTGCGCCCCCACTTCACCAGTTTGGCTCGGCTGTGCTTTAATCGACGGGTGGACTACCTGCTCGGCCGCTGGGAGGGGCTGCGGATGGCGGACCTGGCCCGGGGCCTGGGCATCGAAGTCCCGCCAGACCTCAACGGACGGCTGGGCGTCAATCCCGCCGACCGCCGCTGGGCCGCAGCCGAGTTGGAACGACTGCCGCGTCCGTTGGTGATCTGTTTTCCGGGCAGCGTCTGGCCCAGCAAGCGCTACCCCGCCCAGAGCTGGTCCGAGGTGGGCTGGATGCTGGTCCATGAACGGCACTGCGGCCTGCTCGCCGCCGGCTCGGCGGCCGAACGGGAGCAGGTCGAGACGTTGCGTAGCGAGGTGCCGGGCTGCCGGGCCGCCGTCGACCTCAATCTCGGACGGCTCAAGGCCCTCATCGCCGCCGCCGATCTCGTCATCTGCAACGACTCCGCCCCCCTGCACCTGGCCGTCTGCCTGTCGACCCCCGTCGTCGCAGTCTACGGACCGACCGACCCCCGTTTCGGTTTCCGCGCCCCGGCCGCCCATCCCCATCACCATGTCCGACTCGAGGGGTTGGAATGTCGGCCCTGCCGTTTGCGGCCGCCCCGGCGCTGCCCCCTGGACCATCACAACTGCCTGAAACGACTGCCGCCGGAGACCATCGCCGCCGCCGCCCTCCAACTGCTCGATTCACCCTAGGAGACAGCGGAATGCGAAACCGGATACCCACCGTCGTTATCGTGGTCGCGCTACTTACCAGCTTAACACTCACCGCCGGCTGCTACCGCAGACGTCCCGAAAACGGCGGCGTCGACCAGGTCGGACGGGCCTCCTGGTACGGCGACGCCTTCCAGGGTCGACCGACGGCCTCGGGCGAACCCTTCGACATGTACGCCCACACCGCCGCCCACCGCAACCTGCCCTTCGGCACCCGGGTCCGGGTGACCAATCTCGAGAACGGCCGCAGCGTGGTCGTGCGCATCAACGACCGCGGCCCCTGGGTCGAGGGCCGGATCATCGACCTCGCCTACGCCGCCGCCCGGGAGCTGGGGATGATCGAGGCCGGGGTGGTGCGCGTCGAACTGCGGCTGCTCGACTAACTCCCTGCGGTCCGGCCGACCGTTGAAAAACGACGCCTCCGGCACCGCCGCAACCCGCCGGCCCCCGAGCCGGAACTGGCACGGTTTTTTCGGAGGCGGACCGTTACCCTCCGCCGTAACGGTCGCCGAGATGCAAAAACCGTGCCAGTTCCGGCGGCGCAGCCGCGTGAGTGTGCGGTACGGCTGGAACGTCGTTTTTCAACGGGCCGCTTGACGCAGCGGCCGTTTGCTTTCAATACTGTGGTCATGCAGTGCGAGGCCTTTTTCGGGGTGGACTCGAGCGATGGATGGTTTTTTCGGCGAATTGTTGCAGGTGTTGAAGACCGCCGCCGTTGACAGCTTCATGAGCGTCGGCACCTGGGTGGCGGTGATGCTGCTCGTCTTCGGCTGGCTCGAGGTGCGCACCTCGGGGGGCATCGTGCGGGCGATGAGGCGTCATCGCGCCTGGCAGCCTCTCTTCGGCGCGCTGTTCGGCGTCATCCCGGGTTGTGGCGGGGCCATCTTCATGATGCCGCTCTACATCAACGGCACGGTCAGTTTCAGCACGGTGGTGGCCACCCTGCTGGCCACGATGGGCGACAGCTCCTGGGTCATATTCAGCCAGTTGCCCGGTCACGCCCTGGTGATTCACGGGATCAGCTTCGCTGTGGGGGTGGCGGCGGGTTATCTGGTCGACGCCCTGGGGATCGGCCACGGACTGCTCAAGGGGCGCGAAAAGCAGGCTTTGGCCGCCGTCGGCGAACACGCCGCCGCCCTGGACGGCGCCGGGGTCTGCCTGCTGTCCGGCTTCGAGCACAGCGAGCCGCCGGAGCTGGTCGCCGCGCTGCACAAGCGCTCGCACATCCGTCCCAAAAGCCTGTTCTACCGCATCACCCACAACCTGCACTGGCTGATCTGGGGGCTGTTCCTGGTGGGCTTCGTCTTCACCGTGCTCAGTCAGCTGTTCCGCTTCGATCCGGCGACCATCGACGGCTGGTTCGGCGGTTTTCCCCTCTTCGAGACTCTGGGCGTCGTCGGCGCGGCGGTCAGTTTGTTGTGGATGATCTTCGCCCGCAAGTTCCTCCGCGACGACACGCACGAAGAGGATGAGGAGAAGGCCCAGAGCGGCCGGGAGATGCTGATCCATAACGCCGAGGACACGGCCTTCGTCGTCGTCTGGGTCACCGTGGCCTATTTCGTCTTCTACGCCTTCGAGGCCTGGAGCGGCGTCGACGTTACCGAGCTGGTCCGGGGCGCCGGGGCCTGGGCCGTCGTCGGTGCGGCGCTGATCGGTTTGATTCCGGGCTGCGGGCCGCAGATCGTCATCACCAGCCTGTTCATCAGCGGCGCCGTACCCTTCGCCGCCCTGCTGGCCAACGTCCTCTCCCAGGACGGCGACGCCCTGTTCCCGCTGATCAGCCTGCACAAGAAGAGTGCCCTGCTGGCCACCCTGGTGACCACGGTACCGGCGATCGCTGTCGGGCTGCTGGTCCATTATCTGCTACCCGGCTTCATGGCCGCGCCGGGGGGTTGAGGCGGGCGCGGGCGGGAGAAACGGGGCCCGGACGATTGGTTGTTGCGGTATGTCGCCGTCCGGGTCGGGCCGGTTGTCGTTTCTAGGTTGTACTGCGGCCGGGGGCTCAACCGCCCCGGGTCGGGTTGTCGCTGGTGAAAACAAACGGGCCCGTGGGCCCGTTTGTTTTCATGAAAGCGGCGGCTGCCCCCTAGCGTGGCGGGCGTTGCTTGATGAGTAGCGAGGCCGGGTGGGGTATCTCTTGCTTGGGGAGGTTCGTTGGAGAGTCGGCCCCTAGCGTGGCGGGCGTTGCTTGGGGATCATCGAAGCCAGGTGGTAGATCTCCTGCTTGGGGATGCCCAGCAGGGCGGAGACGACCTTGGCGGCCTCGTTGGAGCTCATCTCGAAGTTTTGGATGCAGACCCGCAGCGCCCGCTCGATGCGGTCGTTGGGGATGTTGTCCATCTTGAAGCGGTTTTCTTCGCTCTCCGGAGCGCGGTCGACGACGAGGACGAACTCACCGCGGGTGCGGTCCTCGTCCAGTTCGAGATTGACCTCCTCGGAGGTTCCGCGCAGGATGTCCTCGTTGATCTTGGTCATCTCGCGGCAGATGACGACCTCGCGGTCGGGGGTTTCGGCGGCGATTTCGGCCAGGATGCGCTTGATGCGGTGGGGCGAGGCGTAGACGACGATCGGCATCTCCATGCTTTTGAGGCGCTGGATGCGGGCCAGGCGTTCCTGGGGCTTGCGCGGCAGGTAGCCCTCGAAGATGAAGCTGGAGCTGGAGAAGCCGGAGATGGCCAGGGCGGTGACGGCGGCGTTGGGTCCGGGGACGGGTACGACGTCGATACCGTTGTCGGTGCACAGCCGGACCAGGGCGGTGCCGGGGTCGCTGATGGCGGGCATGCCGGCGTCGGAGACGTAGGCGATGTTGATGCCCTGGTTGAACAGCTCGACGAGCTCGCGCCCGACGGCGTAGGTGATATGCTGATCGCAGCGCAACAGGCGTTTCTTGTTGATCTTGTAGTGGGAGAGCAGCTTGCGCGTGCGACGGGTATCCTCGCAAGCGATGACATCCACTCGGCGCAGGGTTTCCACGGCCCGGGCGGTGATGTCGTCCAGGTTGCCGATCGGAGTGCCGACCAGGAAGAGGACGCCCTTTTTCTTCGGGGACATATTGTTTTCTAAGATCCGGAGGATTTAGTGAAAGGGTCGACGAATAAAAGTACCATTGTATTATATCATCCTTTGCCGGCTTAATCAACAGGTACGCCGGGCGCCGGGGTGTCGTCGGTCTACTCCCGGCCTGGCGGGGGGATCGCTGGAGCGGTCGCCTAAACCAGACCGCCCCTAGGGGCGGTCTGGTAGTCGGGATAGCTGCGGTTTTGCAGGAGTTTGCGCTGTTGCTGAGGAGCCGGCGCGTCAGGCTGCTTCTTCGACCGCGGTGTCCTCGGCTTCTCCCGCTTCGGCTTCACCCGCTTCCGCGGTCTCTTCCGCCGTCGCCAGGGCGGGTTCCTCGGCGGTTGGAACCGGTGGGAGGGGCTCGCCGGCCAGGGCGGCGGCGGCGGCGGCGGAGAGTTCGGGCGGATAGAGTTCGGCGGTGTTATCGACCAGGACCTGCAGGTAGGCGTCGCCCACGCCGGTGGTGTCGGCGGCCAGGGAATCGAGGACCTCCCAGCGGACGGCCAGGCTGGGTTCCTGTTCGGGGGTGGCCGTGGCTATCTGGCCCCAGAGCAGGACCATGCGCTTGTCCTCGCGACCGGCCATGTAGCGGGCCACCAGGACGCGTACGGGCTCTTCCGCGGTACGGAAGAGCTCGCGCAGGCGGGTGTTGGCGTTGTTGGCGGCCAGGGCGTCGATGACGGCGGGAGCGTCGGCGGGTTCCTCGTCGAGATGGGCCACCAGACGATTGAGCGAAGTGGCGTCGCCGATCCAGCTCAACACCTGGATGCCGATGCGGCGCAGCTCGGTGTCGGGCTCGAGGAGCAGCGGGGCGAAGGACTCGAAGGCCGTAGAGTCGTAGTACGGTGTCAGGGTGGCGATCTCGCCGTTGTAGACATCGAGGAAGCGCCCGCGGAGCCTGTCGTCTTCGGTGAGTTTTTCGGCCAGCAGGGAGTAGAGCTTGTTGCTCTCGATTTCGGTCAGACGGTCGATGGCCAGGGTCCAGGCCGGGACCGTCGGCAGGTCGGGCACCTCGGGCTGGATCTCGCTGCCGGCTCCGGTCAGTTCCCGGGCCAGCAGACGCAGGCCGAACTCGTAGGGCGTTTCGGCGGGACGGTGGGGCAAGCGCTCGACGGGTTCGTCCGAATCGAGGGCCTCGGCGAGGAAGTTGATACCGCGTTCGTCGCCGAAGCCGGCCAGCAGCTGGGCGGCGTTGAAACTGACCATCGGGTGCTGGTCCTCGCCGAGGAGCTCGGCGAGGTCGTCGTTGAAGCCCCGGTCGCGCAGCCGGCGGACGAAGTTGAGCACGGCCAGCTTGGTCTCGGCTGCGGTGCCTTCGCGGGACAGCAGATCGACGGCGACGGCCAGGGTGTTCTTGTCGCCGATGGACAGCAGGGCGTCGATCAGGGCCACGTTGGTCCAGACGTCGCCCTCGCCGAGGTTGCGGGTCAGAAAGCTGATCGTGCGTTGATCGGCGAAGTCGGCCAGGACGTTCGCCGCGGCCCAGCGCACGTTGGAGGTCGGATCGTTGAGGATGTCGACGACGGGCATCACGCCCCGGGAATGGCCGATACGGCCCAGGGCTTCGATGGCCAGGATCCGGCGTCCCTCGCTGTCGGATTCGAGCTGGTCGATGAAGTAGCTGAGGCCGGTGCGGTTGTCGTCGAGCTGCAGCAGCATCCGGGTGGCCTGGATCCGCAGGGAGTAGAGGCTGTCGAGGACGGGGGTCAGGGCTTCGGCGTCGTCGTTGGCGGCGGCGTAGTCGTCGAAGGAATCGGGCTCACGGTTGAACAGCAAGACGAGTCCGTCGGTGTCGCCGGTGTAATCGTATCCGGCCAGGGTTTCCACGGCCTTGCTCACCAGCTCCAGACTGGCGCTGTCGGCGAGGATGGCTACGACTTCGTCGGGGGCTTCGCGGTCGGGGGTGGCGCGCAGGCCTAGGGAGGCGAGGACCAGCAGGCGCACCTGCTCTGTCTCGTCATCCTCCAGGTAGATGAGTAGGTCCTCGTCGGCGGCTAGTTCGGCCAGTGACTGAATGATCGACGGGCCGAGTGCCGGATTATCCCGGGACAGCTCGATCAGTTCGGCGATGTCGGCCTGAGCTCCCAACTGACCGACGGCCATTACGGCGGCCTTGGCGACATCGAGGTCTGGGTCGTCCAGGTACTCGCGGATAACGTCGAGGTGGCCCTCTTCGCCGATGTTGCCCAGGGCGTTGATCAGCTGCAGCTTGACGAACCAGAACTCGTCCTCGTACTCCAGGGCCTTGACGAGTTGCTCGACGCCACGGGACAGGCGTCCCAGGACGAGGGCGGCCATCATCCGCTTCTGGGCGTTGGCCGGACCGCGATCGGTGAGCTCTTCGCCGCACTGGGCGACGGTCTCGTTGACGAACTCGGGAGCGGTGAACTGGGTCAGGGTCTCGAGGGCGGCGATGCGGAAGCGTTCGTTGGCGTCGTCGAGGCGCTCCACCAGGGGCTCGATGACGGCGAGGTCGTCGAAGCGTCGCAAGCCGCGGGCCGCGGCGATGCGTACCGCGGGTTCGTGGTCGTCGAGGGCCTTGAGGAGGATGCTCTGGGTCGATTCGGTCAGGGTCTCGTACTTACCGAGGGCCAGTTCCGCGGCCTCCTCGTCCTTCAGCCGCAGGGCTTCGAAGTGGGCGTCCTGGTAGTAGCCGGCGATGGTGGTGATGGCCTGGACGGCCGCGGCGCGGACCGCCGGGACCTCGTCACGACTGAGCTGGTTCAGCGACAGGTTGGCCTTGAACAGGTGCAGATTGGCGATGGCGCCGGCCGCCGCGCTGCGCACGCCGGGATCGGGATCGACCACGCCGTGTTCGAGCATCGTGAGGACTTCGATCCGGTCCTCGTCCTCGACCACGTTGAGATTGCCCAGGGCGGCGATGACCTCCTCGCGGAAGCGGGCGTTCTGCTCGGCGATGGGGCCGTCTTCATCGCTCGGTCCGGCGCCGCCTTCGCCGTAGGCGCTCTCGTGGAGCGGGCTGGCGGCGGAAGCGGAGCCGATTTCGGCCAGGCCGCGCACCGCGGCGATCCGGATGCGGTTGACCTCGGCCAACAGCTCCTCGTCATCGAGTTCCTCGGCGCCCGAAACGTTGTCGAGGTAAAGATCCTCGACAGCGTCATAATCGAGGAGGTCGGTCAATACGCTGACACCGTCCCCGCCCGCGGCGACGACTTCGTCGATCGCCTGGGCCAAGGTTCGCATGTTGTCGGCGGTGACGATTCGGATCTTGAGCTCGGTGCTGTCGAGACCGCAACCGGCGATCAACAGGCTCAGCACGGCGAGCAGCGCTAAAGGGCGACTCAGGCGCATCGTATCCCCTTTCAACTCGAAAAACCTCAACGCGGGCTCGTTCAATACGGGGCAAGGTTAGGGACGAAGTTTATCAGAGCTAGCCCTTGATCGTCAAGAAGATAGCCCGGCCAGCAATCGCCGGGCGAGCGCCGCCGGTGTTTCCCCGGTGGCGGCGGTCAGGCGGTGGAACCGATCGTCGGAGCGCAGCCAGCTGAGCTGGCGCTTGGCCAGCCGCCGTGTGGCCCGGGCCGTCAGTTCGACGGCTTCCTCGTAATCCAGGCGGCCCAGCAGGTGGGTCGCGGCCTGAGCGTAGCCGATGACGCCCAGGGCGGGGCTGTCCGGCGTCAAGCCCCGTTCCAGCAACGCCGCCGTTTCCTCGAGCAGGCCGCCGGCGAACATCCGCCGGGTGCGCTCGTTGATGCGTTCGTACAGCTCGGCTCGCGGTCGCAACAGGGCGAAGCGCGCCACGGGGGTCCCGTGGTCGGGAACCGGAGTGGCGGCGCGCCAGTCGCTCAGGCTGCGGCCGCTCTGCCGCCAGACCGCCAGCGCCCGCACCAGGCGTTGACGGTCGTGGGGGGTGATCCGGGCCGCCGCGGCGGGGTCGACCCGCTGCAACTCGCCGCGCAGTTCGGCCTCGCTCAGCCGCTCCAGTTCCTTCGCCACGGTAGGATCCGTCGGCGGCGCCGGGCAGAGACCGTCGAAGAGGGCGGCGGCGAACAGCAGGGTACCGCCGACGACGACGGGCAGTCGACCGCGACGGCGGATTTCCGCCAGGGCGCGGCCGGCGAGGCGGGCGTACTCCCCGGCGCTGAAGCGCTCCTCGGGCCCGCAGACGTCGAGCAGGTGGTACCGATGGCGCCGGCGCTGCTCCGGCGTGGGTTTGTTCGCCCCCACCCCCAGGTCGCGGTAGACCTTGGCCGAATCACACAGCACCAGCTCGGCGTCGACGAGATCGGCCAAAGCCCGGGACACGGCGCCCTTGCCCGCTGCCGTGGGGCCGCCGAGAAGCAAGATCGCCTCACCCCCGGCGGGATCGTCGATGGCGGCGCAACGCGGCAACCGGCTAGACCTTCAGGCCCAGGCGCTCGAGGACCTTGATCAGCGCCGGCAGCAGCAGAGTGCTGGTCAGGAAGCAGGCGACGACGCCGATGGTCAGCGACAGTCCCATGCTGGCGAAGCCCTGCATCCGGGCGAAGAGCATCGAGGCGAAACCGATCCCCGTAGTGATGCTGGTCAGCATCACCGCCCGGCCGGTGCGCGACAGGGTGCGCTCCATCGGTGAGCCCTCGCCGACGGCCCGGCCGGCGGCGGCCAGATCGCGCTCCCGTCGGTAGCGGTGGATGATGTGCACCCCGTCGTCGATGCCGATGCCCAGGATCAACGGCAGGGCGAAGTAGTTCATGAAGTTGATCTTGATACCGAACAGGGCCATCGTGCCGAAGAGGATCACCCCACCCAGGGCCAGGGGCAGCAGGGCCAGGATGACGGTGTGCAACTTACGGAAGTCGATGAGCAGCAGCAGGAAAATGGCCCCCAGGGCGTAGAGGGAAACCTGAACGCCGTCCTCGGTGAACTGGTCCATCATGGTGTGGAACAGGGGGCCGACGCCGACGGCGCCGGGCTCGATCTGCTCCACGCCCTCGACGAAGGTGTTGAGGTTCTCCTGGGACTTCCAGAGGTCGAAGCGGGGGAAGATGGTGACCAGGAATTCCTTGCGGCTGTGTCCCTGGTAACGGGCCAGCATGTCCGGAGTCAGGTCGTCCAGGGCCACCGGGCCCGGGTTGGCGAAGCCGGCCTCGGGACCGGAGCCCAGCATC
This region includes:
- a CDS encoding septal ring lytic transglycosylase RlpA family protein, producing the protein MRNRIPTVVIVVALLTSLTLTAGCYRRRPENGGVDQVGRASWYGDAFQGRPTASGEPFDMYAHTAAHRNLPFGTRVRVTNLENGRSVVVRINDRGPWVEGRIIDLAYAAARELGMIEAGVVRVELRLLD
- the rsmI gene encoding 16S rRNA (cytidine(1402)-2'-O)-methyltransferase yields the protein MSPKKKGVLFLVGTPIGNLDDITARAVETLRRVDVIACEDTRRTRKLLSHYKINKKRLLRCDQHITYAVGRELVELFNQGINIAYVSDAGMPAISDPGTALVRLCTDNGIDVVPVPGPNAAVTALAISGFSSSSFIFEGYLPRKPQERLARIQRLKSMEMPIVVYASPHRIKRILAEIAAETPDREVVICREMTKINEDILRGTSEEVNLELDEDRTRGEFVLVVDRAPESEENRFKMDNIPNDRIERALRVCIQNFEMSSNEAAKVVSALLGIPKQEIYHLASMIPKQRPPR
- the miaA gene encoding tRNA (adenosine(37)-N6)-dimethylallyltransferase MiaA, which produces MPRCAAIDDPAGGEAILLLGGPTAAGKGAVSRALADLVDAELVLCDSAKVYRDLGVGANKPTPEQRRRHRYHLLDVCGPEERFSAGEYARLAGRALAEIRRRGRLPVVVGGTLLFAAALFDGLCPAPPTDPTVAKELERLSEAELRGELQRVDPAAAARITPHDRQRLVRALAVWRQSGRSLSDWRAATPVPDHGTPVARFALLRPRAELYERINERTRRMFAGGLLEETAALLERGLTPDSPALGVIGYAQAATHLLGRLDYEEAVELTARATRRLAKRQLSWLRSDDRFHRLTAATGETPAALARRLLAGLSS